A genomic stretch from Falco cherrug isolate bFalChe1 chromosome 1, bFalChe1.pri, whole genome shotgun sequence includes:
- the MYO18A gene encoding unconventional myosin-XVIIIa isoform X3, which produces MFNLMKKDKEKDGARKEKKEKKEKKERMSAAELKSLEEMSMRRGFFNLNRASKRDSKTRLEISNPIPIKVASGSDLHLTDIDSDSNRGSVILDSGHLSTASSSDDLKVDDANFKGSVLQRAAKFGSLAKQNSQMIVKRFSFSQKSRDESTSETSTPSEHSAAPSPQVEVRMLETQLSKQGVPQGHPCTPPATSLRARVPELVSKRFPAELRLPALVPPQPPTPRQLELQRRNTGDFGFSLRRTTMLDRAPDGQVYRRVVHFAEPGAGTKDLALGLVPGDRLVEINGRNVESKSRDEIVEMIRQSGETVQLKVQPILELSELSRCWLRGGQGTRRAAWDKLQPGEKRPTPMKTTPASPQQAPPSPTSCPSPSEEAQRRLERIFTTSLDPAASASAPSQVPYPHPQEPSASTSDAPPSSVCRWAGICARASCWSGQADDAPAAAFGPVPAAAQAKTEEQIAAEEAWYETEKVWLVHRDGFSLGSQLRLEEGVPLPEGKVKVKLDHDGTVLEVEEDDVEKANPPSCDRVEDLASLLYLNESSVLHTLRQRYGGNLLHTYAGPTMVIINPLSSPSMYSEKVMHMFKGCRREDTSPHIYAVAQAAYRSMLMSRQDQAVVLLGASGSGKTTNCQHLVQYLTTIAGSTGKVFSVEKWQALYTILEAFGNSSTGMNGNATRFSQIISLDFDQAGQVASASIQTLLLEKLRVTKRPANEATFNIFYYLLACSDSTLRTELHFNHLAENNVFGIVPLSKPEEKQKATQQFNKLQAAMKVMGISSDEQKAFWLVLGAIYHLGAAGATKDADEAGRKQFARHEWAQKAAYLLGCSLEELSSSIFKHQPKGTLQRSTSFRQGPDEPPLGDSGTGPKLTALECLEGMAAGLYSELFTLLISLLNRALKSSQHSVCSVTVVDTPGAQNPELAGQSRGATFEELCHNYTQERLQLLFHQRTFARELERYKEENIELALADAEPGSSGSIAAVDQPSHQALVRSLARTDEARGLLWLLEEEALQPGGNEDTLLERLFSYYGPQEGGKKGHNPLLPSDKPRHFLLGHSSGTNWVEYDATGWLNHVKHNPASQNASVLLQESQKKVISSLFAGRGGSALVLSGSVAGLEGGSQLALRRATSMRKTFTTGVAAVKKKSLCIQIKLQVDALIDSIKKSKLHFVHCFLPKAAGGGGDPRALPCRRVSGSELELPAEHCEAGLMQLDVPLLRAQLRGSRLLDTLRMYRQGYPDHMVFAEFRRRFDVLAPHLTKKHGRNYIVVDEKRAVEELLESLDLEKSSYHMGLSRVFFRAGSLARLEEQRDAQTSRNITLFQAACRGFLARQQFKKRKIQDLAIRCVQKNIKKNKGVKGWPWWKLFTTVRPLIEVQLTEDQIRGKDEEIQQLKSKLEKVEKERNELRLNSDRLESRITELTSELTDERNTGESASQLLDAETAERLRAEKEMKDLQAKYDALKKQMESMEMEVMEARLIRAAELNGELDDDDSGGEWRLKYERAVREIDFTKKRLQQELEDKLEVEQQGKRQLERRLTDLQADSEESQRALQQLKKKCQRLAAELQDTKLHLEGQQGRNHDLEKKQRRFDTELSQAHEEAQRERLQREKLSREKDVLVAEVFGLKQLLEDKDSDIAGLTQKAEALEAELQDISSQESKDEASLAKVKKQLRDLEAKVKDQEEELDEQAGTIQMLEQAKLRLEMEMERLRQTHAKEVESRDEEVEEIRQSCQKKLKQMEVQLEEEYEDKQKVLREKRELESKLSAVSEQANQRDFETEKRLRRDLKRTKALLADAQIMLDHLKNNAPSKREIAQLKNQLEESEFTCAAAVKARKSMEVEIEDLHLQIDDLAKAKAGLEEQLSRLQREKNEVQSRLEEDQEDMNELMKKHKAAVAQASRDLAQMNDLQAQLEEVNKEKQELQEKLQGLQSQLEFLEQSMVDKSLVSRQEAKIRELETRLEFERTQVKRLESLATRLKENMEKLTEERDQRAAAENREKEQNKRLQRQLRDVKEEMGELAKKEAEASRKKHELEMDLESLEAANQSLQSDLKLAFKRIGDLQAAIEDEMESDSNEDLINSDGDSDVDSELEDRVDGVKSWLSKNKGSSKALSDDGSLKGSSPPSSRHTFTYDRWDEEQDTGESTRRYSHSSPSASEADSRATETPA; this is translated from the exons ATGTTCAACTTGATGAAAaaggacaaggagaaggatgggGCCCgaaaggagaagaaggaaaagaaggagaagaaggagcgGATGTCGGCGGCTGAACTGAAGAGCTTGGAGGAGATGAGCATGCGCCGGGGCTTCTTCAACCTCAACCGTGCCTCCAAGCGGGACTCCAAGACCCGCCTGGAGATCTCCAACCCCATCCCCATTAAGGTGGCCAGTGGCTCCGACCTGCATCTCACAGATATCGACTCCGACAGCAACCGGGGCAGCGTCATCTTGGACTCAGGCCACCTGAGCACGGCCAGCTCCAGCGATGATCTCAAGGTGGACGATGCCAACTTCAAGGGCTCGGTGCTGCAGCGGGCGGCCAAGTTTGGCTCGTTGGCCAAGCAGAACTCACAGATGATTGTCAAACGTTTCTCCTTCTCCCAGAAGAGCCGGGATGAGAGCACCTCAGAGACATCCACCCCCTCCGAGCActcagcagccccctccccacaggtGGAGGTGCGCATGCTGGAGACCCAGCTTTCCAAGCAAGGGGTCCCCCAAGGACACCCCTGCAcccctcctgccacctccctgcgTGCCAGGGTGCCGGAGCTCGTTAGCAAGAGGTTTCCTGCTGAGCTGCGGCTGCCCGCCTTGgtgcccccgcagccccccaccccacggcagctggagctgcagaggcGCAACACTGGTGATTTTGGCTTCTCCCTACGCCGCACCACCATGCTGGACCGGGCGCCCGACGGGCAGGTGTACCGACGTGTCGTGCACTTTGCTGAACCTGGAGCTGGCACCAAAGACTTGGCGTTGGGGTTGGTGCCTGGTGACCGGTTGGTGGAGATCAATGGACGAAATGTGGAGAGCAAATCCCGGGATGAGATCGTGGAGATGATCCGGCAGTCGGGGGAGACGGTGCAGCTGAAGGTGCAGCCCATCCTGGAGCTGAGTGAGCTGAGCCGCTGCTGGCTGCGGGGTGGCCAGGGGACACGCCGCGCTGCTTGGGAT AAGCTGCAGCCTGGTGAGAAGCGGCCAACCCCCATGAAAACCACCCCGGCATCCCCCCAGCAG gctccccccagccccacgtcCTGCCCGAGCCCGTCAGAGGAGGCACAGCGCCGGCTGGAGAGGATCTTCACCACTTCT CTGGACCCCGCCGCCTCTGCCTCGGCACCCAGCCAGGTACCGTACCCCCATCCTCAGGAGCCCTCTGCCTCCACCAGCGATGCCCCACCATCCTCTGTCTGCCGCTGGGCTGGCATCTGCGCCCGTGCCTCATGCTGGAGC GGTCAAGCGGACGATGCCCCGGCAGCCGCCTTTGGCCCcgtccctgctgcagctcag GCCAAGACGGAGGAGCAGATAGCCGCCGAGGAGGCCTGGTATGAGACAGAGAAGGTGTGGCTGGTGCACAGAGATGGCTTCTCCTTGG gcagccagctgcggCTGGAGGAGGGTGTCCCCCTGCCCGAGGGCAAGGTGAAGGTGAAGCTGGACCATGATGGAACCGTtctggaggtggaggaggacGATGTGGAGAAG GCAAACCCCCCCTCCTGTGACCGCGTGGAGGACCTCGCCAGCCTCCTCTACCTCAACGAGTCCAGCGTGCTGCACACGCTGCGGCAGCGCTACGGTGGAAACCTCCTGCACACCTACGCCGGCCCCACCATGGTCATCATCAACCCACTGAGCTCCCCCTCCATGTATTCTGAGAAG GTCATGCACATGTTCAAAGGGTGCCGCAGGGAGGACACGTCCCCGCACATCTACGCGGTGGCCCAGGCTGCCTACCGCAGCATGCTGATGAGCCGCCAGGACCAAGCGGTCGTGCTGCTGGGCGCCAGTGGCAGCGGCAAAACCACCAACTGCCAACACCTTGTCCAGTACCTCACCACCATCGCTGGCAGCACTGGCAAGGTCTTCTCTG TGGAGAAGTGGCAGGCTCTCTACACCATCCTGGAGGCTTTTGGCAATAGCAGCACCGGCATGAATGGCAACGCCACCCGCTTCTCCCAGATCATCTCTCTGGACTTCGACCAGGCTGGGCAGGTGGCATCTGCCTCCATACAG acgctgctgctggagaagctgcGCGTCACGAAGCGCCCAGCCAACGAAGCAACCTTCAACATCTTCTACTACCTGCTGGCCTGCTCTGACAGCACCCTGCG GACTGAGCTTCATTTCAACCACTTGGCAGAGAACAACGTCTTTGGCATCGTGCCCCTCTCCAAG CcggaggaaaagcagaaggcGACCCAGCAGTTCAACAAGCTTCAGGCTGCCATGAAGGTGATGGGCATCTCCAGCGATGAGCAGAAAGCCTTCTGGCTTGTCCTGGGGGCCATTTATCATCTGGGGGCCGCCGGGGCCACAAAAG ACGCCGACGAAG CTGGAAGGAAGCAGTTTGCACGGCACGAGTGGGCTCAGAAAGCCGCTTacctgctgggctgcagcctggaggAGCTCTCCTCCTCCATCTTCAAGCACCAGCCCAAGGGTACCCTGCAGCGATCCACCTCCTTCCGGCAGGGCCCCGATGAGCCCCCCCTGGGTGACAGCGGTACAG GTCCCAAGCTGACAGCACTGGAGTGCCTGGAGGGCATGGCGGCCGGCTTGTACTCTGAGCTCTTCACCCTCCTCATCTCCCTCCTCAACAG GGCGCTGAAATCGAGCCAGCACTCGGTGTGCTCGGTGACGGTGGTGGACACCCCGGGGGCGCAGAACCCCgagctggcagggcagagccggGGGGCCACCTTCGAGGAGCTTTGCCACAACTACACCCAGGAGCgcctgcagctgctcttccaCCAGCGCACCTTCGCCCGCGAGCTGGAGCGCTACAAGGAG GAGAACATAGAGCTTGCCCTGGCTGATGCCGAGCCCGGCTCCTCTGGCTCCATAGCTGCTGTAGACCAGCCCTCGCACCAGGCACTG GTCCGGTCACTGGCCCGCACAGACGAGGCGcgggggctgctgtggctgctggaggaggaggcGCTGCAGCCAGGCGGCAACGAGGACACCTTGCTGGAGCGGCTCTTCTCCTACTACGGCCCCCAGGAAGGGGGCAAGAAAG GGCACAACCCGCTGCTCCCCAGTGACAAGCCCCGACATTTCCTTCTGGGCCACAGCTCGGGGACCAACTGGGTGGAGTACGATGCCACGGGCTGGCTCAACCACGTCAAGCACAACCCGGCCTCCCAAAATGCCTCCGTCCTGCTGCAGGAGTCACAGAA GAAGGTCATCAGCAGCCTGTTTGCGGGCCGTGGCGGGTCAGCGCTGGTGCTGTCGGGCTcggtggcagggctggagggggggtCCCAGCTGGCCCTGCGCCGGGCCACCAGCATGCGGAAGACCTTCACCACCGGCGTGGCTGCTGTCAAGAAGAAATCCCTCTGCATCCAGATCAAGCTGCAAGTG GACGCCCTCATTGACAGCATCAAGAAGTCCAAGCTCCACTTTGTGCACTGCTTCCTGCCCaaggcggcggggggcggcggggacccCCGGGCTCTGCCGTGCCGGCGGGTGAGCGGCAGTGAACTGGAGCTGCCGGCGGAGCACTGCGAGGCCGGGCTCATGCAGCTGGACGTGCCCCTCCTGCGTGCCCAGCTCCGCGGCTCCCGCCTGCTCGACACCCTCCGCATGTACCGCCAAG GGTATCCCGACCACATGGTTTTTGCGGAGTTCAGGCGGCGCTTTGACGTCCTGGCCCCACACCTGACCAAGAAGCACGGGCGCAACTACATCGTCGTGGATGAGAAGCGG gCGGTGGAGGAGCTCCTGGAGTCACTGGacctggagaagagcagctaCCACATGGGCTTGAGCCGG GTGTTTTTCCGAGCTGGATCACTagccaggctggaggagcagagggacGCGCAGACCAGCAGGAACATCACCCTCTTCCAGGCAGCGTGCAGGGGCTTCTTGGCACGGCAGCAGTTCAAGAAAAGGAAG ATCCAGGATTTGGCCATCCGCTGCGTGCAGAAGAACATCAAGAAGAACAAGGGGGTGAAGGGCTGGCCCTGGTGGAAGCTTTTCACCACCGTGCGGCCCCTCATCGAGGTGCAGCTCACCGAGGACCAGATCCGCGGCAAAGAC GAAGAGATCCAGCAGCTGAAGAGCAAACTCGAGAAGGTGGAGAAAGAGCGTAACGAGCTCCGGCTCAACAGCGACCGCCTGGAGAGCAGG ATCACAGAGCTGACATCGGAGCTGACAGACGAGCGGAACACCGGCGAGTCGgcctcccagctgctggacGCCGAGACGGCTGAGAGGCTGCGGGCCGAGAAGGAGATGAAGGACCTGCAG gCCAAGTACGATGCTCTGAAGAAGCAGATGGAGTCCATGGAGATGGAGGTGATGGAGGCTCGGCTCATCCGGGCGGCCGAGCTCAACGGGGAGCTCGACGATGATGATTCAG GTGGCGAATGGCGGCTGAAATATGAGCGGGCGGTGCGGGAGATCGACTTCACTAAGAAacggctgcagcaggagctggaggacaAGCTGGAGGTGGAGCAGCAGGGCAAGAGGCAGCTGGAGCGGAGG ctgaCGGACCTGCAGGCAGACAGCGAGGAGAGCCAGCGGGCGCTGCAGCAGCTAAAGAAGAAGTGCCAGCGCCTGGCCGCGGAGCTGCAGGACACCAAGCTGCACCTCGAGGGACAGCAAGGACGCAACCATGACCTGGAGAAGAAGCAGCGGAG GTTTGACACCGAGCTCTCGCAGGCGCACGAGGAGGCCCAGCGGGAGAGGCTGCAGCGGGAGAAGCTGAGCCGTGAGAAGGACGTGCTGGTGGCTGAGGTCTTCGGCCtcaagcagctgctggag GACAAGGATTCGGACATTGCGGGGCTGACACAGAAGGCGGAGGCGCtggaggctgagctgcaggacaTCTCCTCCCAGGAGTCGAAGGATGAAGCCTCCCTGGCCAAGgtgaagaagcagctgagggacctGGAGGCGAAGGTCAAAGaccaggaggaggaactggaCGAGCAGGCTGGGACCATCcagatgctggagcag GCCAAGCTGCGGCTGGAGATGGAGATGGAGCGGCTGCGGCAGACCCACGCCAAGGAGGTGGAGAGCCGTGACGAGGAGGTGGAGGAGATTCGGCAGTCGTGCCAGAAGAAG CTGAAGCAGATGGaggtgcagctggaggaggagtaCGAGGACAAGCAGAAGGTACTGAGAGAGAAACGGGAGCTGGAGAGCAAGTTATCTGCTGTCAGCGAGCAG GCCAACCAGCGGGACTTCGAGACGGAAAAGCGCCTGCGCCGGGACCTGAAGAGGACAAAGGCGCTGCTGGCTGATGCACAGATCATGCTGGACCACCTGAAGAACAATGCACCCAGCAAGAGGGAGATCGCCCAGCTCAAGAACCAG ctggaggagtcGGAGTTCACCTGTGCGGCTGCTGTTAAGGCCCGCAAGTCCATGGAGGTGGAGATTGAAGACCTCCACCTGCAGATCGACGATCTTGCCAAGGCCAAGGCAGGG ctggaggagcagctgagccGGCTGCAGCGGGAGAAGAATGAGGTGCAGAGTCGGCTGGAGGAGGACCAGGAGGACATGAATGAGCTGATGAAGAAGCACAAGGCGGCTGTGGCCCAG GCGTCCCGGGACCTGGCGCAGATGAATGACctccaggcacagctggaggaggtcaacaaggagaagcaggagctgcAAGAGAAG CTGCAAGGCTTGCAGAGCCAGCTGGAATTCCTGGAGCAATCCATGGTGGACAAGTCGCTAGTGAGCCGGCAAGAGGCCAAGATCCGCGAGCTGGAGACCAGGCTGGAGTTTGAGCGGACACAAGTCAAGCGCCTGGAG AGCCTGGCCACGCGGCTGAAGGAGAACATGGAGAAGCTGACGGAGGAGCGAGATCAGCGCGCAGCCGCCGAGAACCGGGAGAAGGAGCAGAACAAGCGGCTGCAGCGACAGCTCCGCGATGTCAAGGAGGAGATGGGTGAGCTGGCCAAGAAGGAGGCAGAGGCCAGCCGCAAGAAGCACGAGCTG GAGATGGACCTGGAGAGCCTGGAAGCTGCCAACCAGAGCCTGCAGTCAGACCTGAAGCTGGCCTTCAAGCGCATCGGGGACCTGCAGGCGGCCATCGAGGATGAGATGGAGAGTGACAGCAACGAGGACCTCATCAACAG TGATGGTGACTCAGACGTGGACTCAGAGCTGGAGGACCGTGTGGACGGGGTGAAGTCCTGGCTCTCCAAGAACAAAGGCTCCTCCAAAGCGCTCTCGGATGATGGCAGCCTGAAGGGCAGCAG cccccccagctcccggcACACCTTCACCTACGACAGATGGGACGAGGAGCAGGACACCGGGGAAAGCACACGCCGCTACTCCCACAGCTCCCCCAGCGCCAGCGAGGCAGACAGCCGGGCCACCGAGACCCCTGCCTAG